A single window of Caldicellulosiruptoraceae bacterium PP1 DNA harbors:
- a CDS encoding iron-containing alcohol dehydrogenase, producing the protein MKFNYYMPAKILFGPGKLNELKHENLPGKKALIVISAGGSMKKNGYLDRLTDILKSKNIEYVVFDKILPNPIKSHVMEGAKLAKEECCDFVIGLGGGSSIDSAKSIAVMAKNPGDYWDYIVGGTGKGMIPQNGALPIVAITTTAGTGTEADPWTVITNEETNEKIGYGNQNTFPTLSVVDPELMLSVPKHLTAYQGFDALFHSTEGFIANIATPISDAYALKSIELIAKYLPICVKDGNNLEARTQVALANTLSGFVESTSSCTSEHSMEHALSAYHPELPHGAGLIMLSESYYTFFASKVPYRLTAMAKAMGVDVDSLPPEERPMSFVKALVQLQKDCEVYDLKMSDYGIKEEDIPMLADNAIKTMGGLFEVDPYKLSFEETVEIMKNAYK; encoded by the coding sequence TATGCCTGCTAAAATATTATTTGGACCTGGAAAATTGAATGAATTAAAACATGAAAATCTTCCTGGTAAAAAAGCTTTAATTGTTATTTCAGCTGGAGGTTCAATGAAGAAAAATGGCTATTTAGACAGATTAACTGACATACTAAAAAGCAAAAATATTGAGTATGTTGTTTTCGATAAAATACTCCCAAATCCAATAAAATCTCATGTTATGGAAGGTGCGAAACTTGCTAAAGAGGAATGCTGCGACTTTGTTATAGGTCTTGGTGGTGGTAGCAGTATTGATTCAGCAAAAAGTATTGCTGTTATGGCTAAAAATCCAGGTGATTATTGGGATTATATTGTTGGTGGTACCGGTAAAGGCATGATCCCACAAAATGGTGCTCTTCCAATAGTTGCAATTACAACTACTGCTGGAACAGGAACTGAAGCTGACCCTTGGACTGTAATTACCAATGAAGAAACTAATGAAAAAATTGGATATGGAAATCAAAATACTTTTCCTACTTTGTCTGTGGTTGACCCTGAACTTATGTTAAGTGTCCCAAAACATCTTACTGCTTATCAGGGTTTTGATGCCTTGTTCCATTCCACAGAAGGTTTTATTGCTAATATAGCAACACCTATAAGTGATGCCTATGCATTAAAAAGTATAGAGCTTATAGCAAAATATCTTCCTATTTGCGTTAAAGATGGTAATAACCTCGAAGCAAGAACACAAGTTGCTTTAGCAAATACTCTATCTGGTTTTGTTGAATCTACTTCAAGTTGTACATCTGAACATTCAATGGAACACGCATTAAGTGCTTATCATCCCGAACTCCCACATGGTGCAGGACTTATAATGTTATCTGAATCATACTATACTTTTTTTGCATCAAAGGTTCCTTATAGATTAACAGCTATGGCAAAAGCTATGGGTGTTGATGTAGATTCGTTACCACCAGAAGAGCGCCCAATGTCTTTTGTAAAAGCTTTAGTTCAGCTTCAAAAAGATTGCGAAGTATATGATTTGAAAATGTCTGACTATGGTATTAAAGAAGAAGATATCCCAATGTTAGCTGATAATGCAATAAAGACTATGGGAGGATTATTTGAAGTAGATCCATACAAATTGTCATTTGAAGAAACTGTTGAAATAATGAAAAATGCTTATAAATAA
- a CDS encoding methylated-DNA--[protein]-cysteine S-methyltransferase, with protein sequence MEIFTGYISSPIGTIEVVCNDKCVLSVDFVETIKNNTLENDYLRNVLTQLEQYFLGARKSFDINIHFEGTEFQKKVWNELTKIPYGTVISYKELANRIGNPKSMRAVGNANRNNKISIIVPCHRVIGASGKLIGYAGGLDRKKWLLEHEQKNR encoded by the coding sequence TTGGAAATATTTACAGGCTATATATCATCACCAATTGGTACAATTGAAGTTGTTTGTAATGATAAATGTGTATTATCTGTTGATTTTGTTGAAACTATTAAAAACAATACATTAGAAAATGATTATTTAAGAAATGTCTTAACACAGCTTGAACAATACTTTTTGGGAGCAAGAAAATCTTTTGATATAAATATTCATTTTGAGGGGACTGAATTTCAGAAAAAGGTATGGAATGAACTTACTAAAATACCATATGGCACTGTAATATCTTATAAAGAATTGGCCAATAGGATAGGAAATCCAAAGTCAATGAGAGCTGTAGGCAACGCAAATCGTAATAACAAGATTAGTATTATTGTTCCTTGCCATAGAGTAATTGGAGCAAGCGGGAAACTAATTGGTTATGCAGGCGGTTTGGATAGAAAAAAATGGCTACTAGAGCACGAACAAAAAAATAGGTAG